ATTTTAAACAAGAAAGCAACGGCAAAACAATTCGATGAAGTTTATAAAATTCTCAAGTCAACTACTTTGGTTGATAATGAATTAGAAGAATTATACAAGAATTTTGATATTATTTTTCTGAATTTATATCCAACATTCGTTAAAGATTTTAATGCTTTATTAATTCCAGAAGAACAGATCGTTTTAAAGCAAAATGAGTTGCTTAATACTGAGCTGCGAATCTTCGCCTTAATCAGATTAGGAATTACCGACAGTGTTAAAATAGCAGCATTTTTACGTTATTCTTTAAGTACAATTTACAACTACCGCACAAGAGCTCGAAATAAGGCTGCAGTTTCGAGAAATGATTTCGAAGAAATGGTGATGAAAATTGGTTCGATGGCTTTGAAAGGGTAAAAAAATATTTTAAAACCACTACTTTTTTTGATAATGTTTTTGTTTTAAATATTTGTAAATCAATGCTTTTTATTTTTAAACCACTACTTTTTTCTATCTAAAAATGTAACTTGTACGATAACGTTTTAGTTTTACAATATGATAGAAAAAGTTTTTATAATAGACTTTCTAATATTATCTAACTAATGCTTAATTATTACTGTTATGTTAAAAAACGTTAAAACAATTGTTGTTTTACTTTTACTGAGTTCTTTCGGTGCAAATGCCCAGAACAAAGTTCCAGTTTATCTAGATGATAAAAAACCGATTGAAGAGCGTGTAGAAGATGCGCTTAAACGAATGACAACCGAAGAGAAAATTGCCATGATTCATGCGCAGTCTAAATTTAGTTCTCCTGGCGTAAAACGTCTTGGAATTCCAGAAAACTGGATGACCGATGGACCACACGGAATTCGTGCAGAGGTAAAATGGGACGAATGGGATCAGGCAGGATGGACAAACGACTCTTGTATTGCTTTCCCAGCACTTACAGCACTTTCGTCTACATGGAACAAAGAATTGGCTTCTTTATATGGTAAATCTATTGGAGAAGAAGCACGTTACCGTAACAAAAACGTATTATTAGGGCCAGGTGTAAACATTTACAGAAGTCCATTAAACGGGCGTAACTTCGAATATATGGGAGAAGATCCGTTTTTGGCTTCAAAAATGGTTGTTCCTTATATTAAGGGAGTTCAGTCAAATGGAGTTGCTGCCTGCGTAAAACACTTTGCTTTAAACAATCAAGAAACCAATCGTAATTCGGTTGACGTCATTGTTGACGATCGTGCATTGTACGAAATTTATCTTCCAGCTTTTAAAGCTGCAGTTCAAGAAGGTGATGTTTGGTCAATTATGGGAGCTTACAATAAATATAAAGGGCAGCAATGCTGTCATAACGAATATTTGTTAAATGATATTCTTCGAGGAGAATGGGGTTTCAAAGGAGTTGTAGTTTCTGACTGGGGCGGTGTTAACGATACAAAACAAGCTATTCACAATGGTTTGGACATGGAATTTGGTTCTTGGACAAATGGACTTTCTTGGGGAACAAGTAATGCTTATGACAACTATTATTTAGCAAAACCATATTCTGAAATGATCAGAAAAGGAGAAATTGGAACAAAAGAATTAGATGAAAAAATACGTCGTATTCTGCGTTTATCTTTCTTGACAACAATGGATAGAAATCGTCCTTTCGGATCTTTCGGAACAGAAGAACACGCTATTGCTGGACGCAAAATTGCCGAAGAAGGAATTGTTTTATTGCAAAACAACAACAACATTCTTCCAATCAATCTTTCTAAAACCAAAAAGATTGCTGTAATCGGAGAAAATGCAATTAAAATGATGACTGTAGGTGGGGGAAGTTCTTCGCTTAAAGCAAGATACGAAATCACTCCGCTAGAAGGTTTAAAGAAAAGAATTGGGAATCAAGCTGAAATTGTATACGCAAGAGGTTATGTAGGTGATCCTACAAGTAATTATAACGGAGTTGTAGCTAAAGTAAGTTTAGAAGATAAGCGTTCTCCAGCTGAATTGACTGCAGAAGCTTTAAAAGTGGCTAAAGATGCTGATATTGTTCTTTTTATTGGTGGATTGAACAAGAGCCCAAATCAGGATGATGAAGGACATGATCGTAAAGATTTGAACTTATCTTATGGTCAGGATAAACTAATCAGCGATTTAGCGAAAGTAAACAAGAATATTGTTTTCGTAAATATTTCTGGAAATGCAATCGCAATGCCATGGATTAAAGAAGTTCCAGGAATTGTTCAAGGATGGTTTTTAGGAACTGAGGCAGGAAATGCTTTGGCAAATGTGTTAGTTGGAGATGTGAATCCGTCAGGAAAATTATCTTTCACTTTCCCAGTAAAATTGGCTGATAATGGTGCTCACGCTTTAGGCGAATTTCCAGGAGGCGATTCAGTAAAATACAATGAAGGAATTTTTGTAGGTTACCGTTGGGCTGATAAAAACAAAATTAAACCATTATTCTCTTTTGGACACGGTTTAAGCTATACGACTTTTGCTTACGGAAAAGTAACAGCAGACAAAAAACAAATGAACGCTGGCGATAAAATAACCTTCTCAGTTAATGTAAAAAATACAGGAAGCAGAGAAGGATCTGAAGTAGTGCAATTGTACATCACAGATGTTAAATCTTCATTGCCTCGTCCGGTAAAAGAATTAAAAGGTTTTGAGAAAGTAGCTCTTAAAGCTGGAGAAGAAAAAACAGTAAGGTTTACAATTGACAAAACGGCTTTAAGTTTCTTCGACGATAAAAAACATGACTGGGTTGCAGAACCTGGTGATTTCGAAGCAATTATTGGCGCTTCATCTACAGATATAAAATCTAAAGTGAATTTCTCACTTAAATAAGTTTTTTATTTCTAAAATTGGTTGGTTTGTAAAGCTGCAAGTGTAAAAATTTGCAGCTTTGCTTTTGTCTTAAAAAGTTAGATGAAAAATGTTAAATGTGAGACTTAAGAAGTTTTGCTTTTTATTAAATAAAGAATCAAATTAAAATGAAAAGAATATTATTATTATTATTATTATTATTTACAATGGGACTTTTTCTGTTCCAAAATCTTTCGGCACAGAGCCTTAATAAGATGCAGTGGTTTAATGAACCTGAAAAATGGGAAATTAAAAATAATGCTTTAATTATGAATGTGACCGCAAATAGCGATTATTGGAGAATTTCTCACTACGGATTCACAGTTGATGACGCACCTTTTTACTATGCTAATTATGGGGGCGAATTTGAAGCAAAAGTAAAATTGACGGGAAACTATATCGCTCGTTTTGACCAAATGGGATTAATGATTCGTATTGACGAAAAAAATTATATTAAAACAGGGGTAGAGTTTGTTGACGGAAAATTTAATGTAAGTACCGTTGTAACACACGATAAAAGTGATTGGAGCGTAACAACTTTAGAAAAAGTGCCTCCTTTTATTTGGATTAAAGCTGTACGACGATTAGATGCTGTCGAAATATTCTATTCATTAGATGATAAAAATTATATCATGACTCGAAATGCGCCTTTGCAAGATAACACGCCAGTTATGGTTGGTTTAATGGCAGCTTCGCCAGACGGAAAAGGTTTTGAGGCCAAATTTGAGAACTTTACGGTTAAACATTTACCAGACCAAAGAAGAGCGGAATGGCTGAAAAACCACCAATAAATTAAAATTCAATTTAAAAAATCCAAACTTAATTTTCGAATTTTAAGAGTGAGAAATCTAAAATCTTCAATCTAAAATTAAAACCTAACCTAACTTAAACCAAAAACAAATGAGTTCAATTTCATCGGATATTAAACCAAAAAAACATTACGAAATTCTTGATGGACTGCGTGGAGTTGCCGCTATTTTAGTAGTTGCTTTTCATATTTTTGAAGCTTTCTCAGGCGGAAATCGTTTTGTACAAATTATAAATCACGGATATCTTGCTGTTGATTTCTTCTTCCTTTTATCTGGATTTGTTGTGGCATATGCGTATGATGACCGCTGGGGTAAAATGGGACAATGGGAGTTTTACAAACGCCGATTAATTCGTTTGCAGCCAATGGTGATTATAGGAATGATCATTGGTGCCATATTTTACTACTTTCAAGCTTCAGATATATTGTTTCCAATGATTGGAGGTATGGAAGTCTGGAAAGTTATTTTGACAATGGTCATCGGATTTACATTATTACCAATTCCGCCTTCATTAGAAATTAGAGGCTGGGGAGAAATGCATCCTTTAAATGGTCCGGCATGGTCGCTTTTTTTCGAATATATTGCAAACATCTTGTACGCCTTAATCTTTCGTAAATTTTCGAATAAAGTAATGTCAGTTTTTGTATTGATATTTGCCGGACTGTTAATTAATTATACTGTTTTTGGACCAAAAGGAGATGTAATCGGCGGATGGTCATTGAATTCGGAACAAATGAATGTTGGTTTCACAAGATTGCTGTATCCATTTTTTGCAGGGGTATTATTGTGCCGTTTAGGAAAATTAATTCATGTAAAAAATGCTTTTTGGGTTTGCAGTATTTTAATTACGATCGTTTTAGCCTTGCCAAGATTTGGAGACGAGAATAGTCTTTGGATAAATGGTTTATACGAATCAATTTGTATTATTTTTATTTTTCCGATAATTGTGGCAATTGGAGCAGGAGGAGAAATTAAAAATGAATTTTCTCTTAAAATCTGCAAACTTTTAGGAGATATTTCTTATCCAATTTATATCACACATTATCCGTTAATTTACTGGTTTACAGCATGGGTTGTAGATAATAAAGTTTCGATGGAAAATGGATATTTAGAGGGAATCGGCGTATTAATTGTTAGTATCCTTTTGGCTTTTGTATGCTTGAAATTATACGACGAACCGGTTAGAAATTGGCTGATGAAAAAATTTCAAAAAAGAAAAGTTACTTTTTAAGGGGCAAAGGCTCAAAGGTTCAAAGGGACAAAGTTTTTCCTTTGTCCCTTTGAACCTTTGCAACTCTGAACCTTAAAAAAAGCATTGAATTTCTAAATTTTGTTAGTTATAGATATTCAAAAAGGGATGTAGTTTTAAACTTCATCCCTTTCTTATTTCAGTATGGTTCAATTGTTAATAAGAAGCAAGAAAAGAAACCTCTGTTCCTTTGCAACTTTGCAACTCTGAACCTTTCAAAAAAAACTTATTCTAACACCAATTGTCCTAAAGCTTCTTTAGTAAAACCTTTTAATTCATCCGTTTTTCCTGCTTTGATTTTAGCAACCCAGTTTGGATCTGATAAAAGAGGTCTTCCGACAGCAACCAAATCAAAATCGCCTCTATCGAAACGTCTGTTTAATTCTTCTAAAGAAGTTGGCTGAGAACTTTCTCCTGCAAAAGCGCCAAAGAAATCACCAGAAAGACCAACAGAACCAACAGTAATCGTTGGAGCGCCAGTTACTTTTTTAGCCCATCCTGCAAAGTTCAAATCAGAATCTTCAAATTCAGGTTCCCAGAAACGGCGTTGTGAAGCGTGAATAATATCAACACCAGCATCAACAAGAGGAGTAAGCCAAGCTTCTAATTCCTGCGGATTTTTAGCTAATTTATAATTATAATCAGAAGGTTTAAATTGAGAAAAACGCATAATCACAGCAAAGTCGTTTCCAACTTGTTTTCTCACTTCTTTTACAACTTCAATCGCAAAACGATTACGCTCAGGAAGTGTTTTTCCTCCATAAATATCTTCACGTAAATTCGTTTCAGCTCTAAAGAATTGGTCAATTAAATAACCATGTGCACCGTGAATTTCAACAGTGTCAAACCCCAGTCTTTTAGCGTCAGCAGCAGCTTTACCAAAAGCAAGAATTGTATCTTCAATATCTTTTTCAGTCATGGCAACACCATTTCTAAAATCAGGACGGTTTAA
The Flavobacterium humidisoli DNA segment above includes these coding regions:
- a CDS encoding glycoside hydrolase family 3 C-terminal domain-containing protein, which encodes MLKNVKTIVVLLLLSSFGANAQNKVPVYLDDKKPIEERVEDALKRMTTEEKIAMIHAQSKFSSPGVKRLGIPENWMTDGPHGIRAEVKWDEWDQAGWTNDSCIAFPALTALSSTWNKELASLYGKSIGEEARYRNKNVLLGPGVNIYRSPLNGRNFEYMGEDPFLASKMVVPYIKGVQSNGVAACVKHFALNNQETNRNSVDVIVDDRALYEIYLPAFKAAVQEGDVWSIMGAYNKYKGQQCCHNEYLLNDILRGEWGFKGVVVSDWGGVNDTKQAIHNGLDMEFGSWTNGLSWGTSNAYDNYYLAKPYSEMIRKGEIGTKELDEKIRRILRLSFLTTMDRNRPFGSFGTEEHAIAGRKIAEEGIVLLQNNNNILPINLSKTKKIAVIGENAIKMMTVGGGSSSLKARYEITPLEGLKKRIGNQAEIVYARGYVGDPTSNYNGVVAKVSLEDKRSPAELTAEALKVAKDADIVLFIGGLNKSPNQDDEGHDRKDLNLSYGQDKLISDLAKVNKNIVFVNISGNAIAMPWIKEVPGIVQGWFLGTEAGNALANVLVGDVNPSGKLSFTFPVKLADNGAHALGEFPGGDSVKYNEGIFVGYRWADKNKIKPLFSFGHGLSYTTFAYGKVTADKKQMNAGDKITFSVNVKNTGSREGSEVVQLYITDVKSSLPRPVKELKGFEKVALKAGEEKTVRFTIDKTALSFFDDKKHDWVAEPGDFEAIIGASSTDIKSKVNFSLK
- a CDS encoding DUF1349 domain-containing protein, which encodes MKRILLLLLLLFTMGLFLFQNLSAQSLNKMQWFNEPEKWEIKNNALIMNVTANSDYWRISHYGFTVDDAPFYYANYGGEFEAKVKLTGNYIARFDQMGLMIRIDEKNYIKTGVEFVDGKFNVSTVVTHDKSDWSVTTLEKVPPFIWIKAVRRLDAVEIFYSLDDKNYIMTRNAPLQDNTPVMVGLMAASPDGKGFEAKFENFTVKHLPDQRRAEWLKNHQ
- a CDS encoding acyltransferase family protein; amino-acid sequence: MSSISSDIKPKKHYEILDGLRGVAAILVVAFHIFEAFSGGNRFVQIINHGYLAVDFFFLLSGFVVAYAYDDRWGKMGQWEFYKRRLIRLQPMVIIGMIIGAIFYYFQASDILFPMIGGMEVWKVILTMVIGFTLLPIPPSLEIRGWGEMHPLNGPAWSLFFEYIANILYALIFRKFSNKVMSVFVLIFAGLLINYTVFGPKGDVIGGWSLNSEQMNVGFTRLLYPFFAGVLLCRLGKLIHVKNAFWVCSILITIVLALPRFGDENSLWINGLYESICIIFIFPIIVAIGAGGEIKNEFSLKICKLLGDISYPIYITHYPLIYWFTAWVVDNKVSMENGYLEGIGVLIVSILLAFVCLKLYDEPVRNWLMKKFQKRKVTF
- a CDS encoding NADH:flavin oxidoreductase: MSTNNLFSEFNLKSLNLKNRIVMAPMTRSFSPNGVPTDEVAAYYQKRAEGEVGLILSEGTVIDRKSSSNDANVPHFYGDLALNGWKKVIEEVHAAGGKMGPQIWHMGIMDNHHSGWVPPVPFEGPSGLNRPDFRNGVAMTEKDIEDTILAFGKAAADAKRLGFDTVEIHGAHGYLIDQFFRAETNLREDIYGGKTLPERNRFAIEVVKEVRKQVGNDFAVIMRFSQFKPSDYNYKLAKNPQELEAWLTPLVDAGVDIIHASQRRFWEPEFEDSDLNFAGWAKKVTGAPTITVGSVGLSGDFFGAFAGESSQPTSLEELNRRFDRGDFDLVAVGRPLLSDPNWVAKIKAGKTDELKGFTKEALGQLVLE